In a single window of the Mycobacterium bourgelatii genome:
- a CDS encoding PE family protein: protein MSFVIAAPEALVSAASDLTSLASALTAANAAAVGPTTSLAAAAADEVSASIAALFGAHAQSYQAVSAEAAAYHVRFLQVLNAGAASYATAEAINVGPLQPLLDLINAPTQILFGRPLIGNGADGAPGQSGGPGGFLLGNGGAGGSGASVNAPGGAGGDAGLFGNGGAGGAGAAGQVGGNGGRGGWILGNGGAGGPGGAGATGGLGAGTGLFGFGGAGGAGGAGGGVGNAGGNGGFLFGNGGAGGSGDGGGGTGGRAWLFGDGGAGGNGGNGPGGRGGDAGYLIGSGGSGGSGDLGGGAGANGGYLFGNGGFGGNGGTSGPGGAGGNAGFLGGFAGNGGSADAGGGAGGNAWLLGNGGAGGNGGTTGPGANGGVGGFLAGNGGAGGSSAVGGGHGGTAWLIGFGGNGGNGGLGGPGGNGGNAGLIYGGPGFGGTGNGGGHGGNAGLVGNGGHGGNSVGSGVGGNGGKGGLLGGIGGWGGSGDGGGGRGGDTGLFGFGGAGGDGGTGGPGGRGGNGGFVIGNAGNGGSAAVGGGAGGDAGLFGNGGAGGNGSAIGSGGDGGTGGWLAGLGGAGGRGNGGGAGGHTWFIGNGGAGGTGEAGGAGGRGGDSGFFLGSGGNGGNGADGGAGGNSGFLGMGGAGGNGEFGGNGGQGGHAGVIGFGGAGGAGGFGVEPGDAGGHGGAGGNGGLIYGNGGFGGVGGNGAAGSIGADATVSGGDGEAGGAGGAGGNGGRGGAASPWFGTGGSGGAGGLGGAGGAGGAGAHGEAGVTDVNGNGTPGQAGGSGGAGGIGGAGGHGGAAGTGGQFGGAGKVGNGGSGGAGGDGGTPADGGAGGTGAEVNGVAGYGGAGGKGGDPGAGGAGGMGGIAGGPTGIDGANGAVGNTVTSGGNGGQGGHGASGVSPGVSGGAGGAGGNGGAVGNGGAGGNGGNGAAGAAGASGVDPGEDGKIGQVGGSGGAGGAGGAGGSEAGDGGAGGHGGTGADGGAGGAGAHGEAGITDVDGNGTGGQKGGNGGDGGAGGHGGAGGTGGASTHGAVGLDGNGGNAGNGGAGGAPGDGGAGGNGAEVGGLAGFGGFGGNGGNPGNGGAAGVGGLAGGATGTDGANGVVGYTPTSGGNGGQGGHGAHAVTAGVSGGAGGAGGNGGSVGNGGNGGNGGNGAVGKVGASGVDPGEDGKAGQAGGHGGAGGAGGAGGSKAGDGGAGGAGGLGADGGAGGAGAHGAAGVTDVNGNGTVGQAGGQGGDGGAGGHGGAGGAGGDSTHGTVGTDGNGGNAGSGGAGGAPGDGGAGGNGAEVLGIAGFGGAGGNGGNPGNGGAAGIGGLAGGASGTDGANGKVGFTPDSGGNGGDGGDGAHGVTAGVSGGAGGAGGNGGSVGNGGAGGAGGDGAAGAAGADGAGGTVTPFTAGGSGGNGEAGQAGGHGGAGGAGGAGGSKSGNGGAGGIGGRGGDGGDGGDGGNGGQGSTTGGGIGTNGGSGGHGGAGGAGGNGGAGGAGGASTNGIVGADANGGNAGNGGAGGVGGDGGAGSNGLAGPTQGFHGGWGGAGGDAGAGGAAGVGGQAGGTGANDGLNGAAGKAPTSGGNGGAGGNGGDAIVAGTNGGDGGLGGAGGSVGNGGAGGNGGNGAAGTAGIDATTPGASGTAGQAGGHGGVGGAGGAGGKDAGHGGAGGKGGLGGDGGAGGAGANGDAGVTDGAGNGTAGQAGGNGGAGGAGGNGGAGGLGGASAHGLVGEDGDGGKAGSGGAGGAAGDGGAGGNGAVVGGVAGNGGAGGNGGDVGDGGAAGTGGLAGGPSGAAGADGKAGFTPTSGGDGGIGGDGASGDSFGASGGNGGAGGNGGNVGNGGAGGSGGNGFIGKAGIDATNPGDSGTAGQTGGNGGAGGAGGAGGSKAGDGGAGGQGGKGADGGAGGAGANGNAGVTDGNGNGTAGQAGGHGGAGGAAGNGGQGGAGGTSTHGAAGKDGNGGQAGNGGAGGVAGDGGAGGNGAVVAGVAGSGGAGGIGGDPGAGGAAGKGGLAGGASGSDGANGKAGNTPVIGGDGGRGGDGADATTPGGSGGNGGAGGNAGAVGNGGAGGRGGHGAAGAAGADGVDPGENGGAGMAGGHGGTGGAGGAGGSTSGNGGAGGAGGHGANGGKGGDGVNGADGVVTGINVGDGGQGGHGGAGGAGGNGGNGGAGGTATNGTVGLAGNGGFAGSGGNGGKAGNGGHGADGVITHTPSNGQGGGGNGGKGGDVGIGGAAGIAGLAGGPGGLNGLNGADGATPITGGNGGNGGNGANGVFAIQSQGGNGGKGGDGGLVGNGGNGGNGGRGGDGPDGTDGTAGTAVLPGGNGTVGQNAGNGGAGGAGGAAGSLAGDGGNGGRGGAGGDGGDGGDGGKGGDGIDGGLGAGDGSHGTNGGSGANGGKGGNGGAGGAGGASTFGKVGFDGNGGAAGNGGDGGKGGNGGNGGDGLVVGVNPAGDGGNGGNGGDRGVGGAAGTAGAAGGPSGLAGISGSDGKTPTSGGNGGNGGDGANATAPGGDGGAGGAGGNGGNVGNGGAGGKGGAGSLGAAGVNPGPNQTQPPAAPGAYGGDNVMPGFGGNGGTGSNGQPSQPGGTGGQGGLGNTTNENAPAFGGDGGDGGTGGTGAVGGDGGLGGAAHVDNSNSAATGGDGGDGGQGGAGAAGGNGGNGGSANSLGPVTGSPLRGGDGGKGGTGGIGGKGGDGGDGGWANGHAVSGTAVGGNGGDGGTGGIGATGGTGGSGGAGGAGGAGGSISGDGGAGGMGGAGGKGGVGATGGDGGDGGAAGVGYDATVNQNGLGGAGGTGGQGGTGGTGGDGGNGGAAGVALGSGTDGTAGAGGAAGGGGSGGQGGQGGSGADGAPDGATGSLGATGGKGTAGLPG, encoded by the coding sequence ATGTCATTTGTGATCGCAGCTCCTGAGGCACTCGTGTCGGCAGCCTCGGATCTGACGAGCCTCGCTTCGGCTCTCACGGCGGCAAATGCGGCCGCGGTGGGACCTACGACGAGCTTGGCGGCAGCGGCTGCGGACGAGGTATCCGCAAGCATCGCAGCACTTTTCGGCGCACATGCCCAGAGCTACCAGGCCGTCAGCGCTGAGGCCGCCGCCTACCATGTCCGGTTCCTGCAGGTACTGAACGCAGGGGCGGCGTCCTACGCCACCGCCGAGGCCATCAACGTCGGTCCTCTGCAGCCCCTGCTCGACCTGATCAACGCGCCAACCCAGATCCTGTTCGGGCGCCCCCTCATCGGCAATGGTGCCGACGGCGCACCTGGTCAGAGTGGCGGACCTGGCGGTTTTCTGCTAGGCAACGGCGGCGCCGGGGGCAGCGGGGCTTCGGTCAACGCTCCTGGTGGGGCGGGTGGGGACGCGGGGTTGTTCGGCAACGGTGGAGCCGGCGGCGCCGGCGCCGCTGGACAGGTCGGTGGGAACGGCGGCCGGGGCGGCTGGATTTTGGGCAACGGCGGGGCGGGCGGCCCTGGTGGAGCGGGCGCTACAGGTGGATTGGGCGCCGGCACGGGGCTGTTCGGCTTCGGCGGAGCCGGGGGCGCGGGCGGCGCGGGCGGTGGAGTTGGCAATGCCGGCGGCAACGGTGGATTCCTGTTTGGCAATGGCGGCGCGGGCGGTAGCGGTGACGGCGGCGGCGGGACCGGCGGCAGGGCCTGGCTGTTCGGGGACGGCGGCGCCGGCGGTAACGGCGGTAACGGGCCCGGCGGCCGCGGCGGCGACGCCGGATACCTGATCGGCAGCGGCGGCAGCGGCGGCAGCGGCGACCTCGGCGGCGGCGCCGGCGCCAACGGCGGTTACCTGTTTGGCAATGGCGGCTTCGGCGGAAACGGCGGCACCAGCGGGCCCGGCGGTGCGGGCGGCAACGCAGGATTTTTGGGCGGTTTCGCCGGCAACGGCGGCAGTGCCGACGCCGGCGGCGGCGCCGGTGGCAACGCCTGGTTGCTGGGCAACGGCGGGGCCGGGGGCAACGGCGGAACGACCGGACCCGGCGCTAACGGCGGCGTCGGAGGGTTCCTGGCCGGCAACGGCGGCGCGGGCGGCAGTAGCGCCGTCGGCGGCGGCCATGGCGGCACCGCCTGGCTGATCGGCTTCGGCGGCAACGGCGGCAACGGCGGGCTCGGCGGTCCTGGCGGCAATGGCGGCAACGCCGGGCTGATCTACGGCGGCCCCGGCTTCGGCGGCACCGGCAACGGCGGCGGTCACGGCGGCAACGCCGGTTTGGTGGGCAACGGCGGACACGGCGGCAACAGCGTGGGCAGCGGCGTCGGCGGCAACGGCGGCAAGGGCGGGCTGCTGGGCGGCATCGGTGGCTGGGGTGGCAGCGGCGACGGCGGTGGCGGTCGCGGCGGCGACACCGGGCTGTTCGGCTTCGGCGGGGCCGGCGGCGACGGCGGGACCGGCGGGCCCGGCGGGCGCGGCGGCAACGGCGGCTTCGTGATCGGAAACGCCGGTAACGGCGGCAGCGCCGCCGTCGGCGGCGGGGCCGGTGGCGATGCCGGGTTGTTCGGCAACGGCGGAGCGGGCGGCAACGGCAGCGCCATCGGATCCGGCGGCGACGGCGGTACCGGCGGCTGGCTCGCCGGCCTCGGCGGCGCGGGCGGCCGCGGCAACGGCGGCGGCGCCGGCGGCCACACGTGGTTCATCGGCAACGGCGGCGCGGGCGGCACGGGAGAGGCCGGCGGGGCCGGCGGTCGTGGTGGCGACTCCGGGTTCTTCTTGGGCAGCGGCGGCAACGGCGGCAACGGTGCCGACGGCGGCGCCGGTGGCAACTCGGGCTTCCTGGGCATGGGTGGCGCCGGCGGCAACGGTGAGTTCGGCGGCAACGGTGGTCAAGGCGGCCATGCCGGGGTGATCGGCTTCGGCGGCGCCGGCGGCGCGGGCGGGTTCGGCGTCGAACCCGGCGACGCTGGCGGTCACGGCGGGGCCGGCGGCAACGGCGGACTCATCTACGGCAACGGCGGCTTCGGTGGGGTCGGCGGCAACGGCGCGGCCGGCTCGATAGGCGCCGACGCGACGGTGTCCGGCGGCGACGGCGAGGCAGGCGGGGCCGGCGGCGCCGGCGGCAACGGCGGTCGCGGCGGAGCCGCATCGCCGTGGTTCGGCACGGGCGGATCCGGTGGGGCCGGCGGCTTGGGCGGGGCCGGTGGAGCCGGTGGCGCGGGTGCGCACGGCGAAGCCGGGGTGACCGACGTCAACGGCAACGGCACTCCCGGCCAGGCCGGTGGTAGCGGCGGAGCCGGCGGAATCGGCGGGGCAGGCGGGCACGGCGGGGCGGCTGGCACCGGCGGGCAGTTCGGCGGCGCGGGCAAGGTCGGTAACGGCGGCAGCGGGGGCGCCGGTGGCGACGGCGGAACTCCCGCCGACGGCGGGGCCGGCGGTACTGGCGCTGAGGTCAATGGGGTGGCCGGGTACGGCGGGGCCGGCGGTAAGGGCGGTGACCCCGGTGCTGGTGGCGCCGGTGGAATGGGCGGCATCGCGGGTGGACCCACTGGCATTGACGGCGCCAACGGAGCCGTCGGCAACACCGTCACCAGCGGCGGTAACGGCGGCCAGGGCGGCCACGGCGCCAGCGGCGTCAGCCCCGGCGTCAGCGGTGGCGCCGGCGGCGCCGGCGGCAACGGCGGTGCGGTCGGTAACGGCGGCGCGGGCGGCAACGGCGGCAACGGCGCCGCCGGCGCGGCCGGCGCCAGCGGTGTCGACCCCGGCGAAGACGGCAAGATAGGCCAAGTCGGTGGTTCCGGTGGTGCCGGCGGGGCCGGCGGCGCGGGCGGGTCGGAGGCCGGTGACGGCGGGGCCGGCGGGCACGGCGGCACGGGAGCCGACGGCGGCGCGGGCGGGGCCGGTGCCCACGGCGAGGCGGGGATCACCGACGTCGACGGCAACGGCACCGGCGGCCAGAAGGGCGGCAACGGCGGCGACGGCGGAGCCGGGGGTCACGGCGGGGCCGGCGGCACGGGAGGTGCGTCGACCCACGGCGCGGTGGGCCTCGACGGCAACGGCGGCAACGCCGGTAACGGCGGCGCCGGTGGCGCTCCGGGCGACGGCGGTGCCGGCGGTAACGGTGCCGAGGTCGGCGGGCTGGCCGGCTTCGGCGGATTCGGCGGCAACGGTGGCAACCCGGGCAACGGCGGCGCGGCCGGGGTCGGCGGTCTCGCCGGTGGGGCCACCGGAACCGATGGCGCCAACGGAGTGGTCGGCTACACGCCTACCAGCGGCGGCAACGGTGGCCAGGGCGGCCACGGCGCGCACGCCGTCACCGCAGGTGTCAGCGGCGGGGCCGGCGGCGCCGGAGGCAATGGCGGATCGGTCGGCAACGGCGGCAATGGGGGCAACGGCGGTAACGGCGCGGTCGGCAAGGTCGGCGCCAGCGGCGTCGACCCCGGCGAAGACGGCAAGGCCGGCCAGGCCGGCGGGCACGGCGGGGCCGGCGGAGCAGGCGGAGCAGGCGGATCGAAGGCCGGTGACGGCGGCGCCGGCGGCGCCGGCGGTTTGGGCGCCGACGGTGGCGCCGGCGGTGCCGGTGCGCACGGCGCCGCAGGTGTCACCGATGTCAACGGCAACGGCACCGTCGGCCAGGCCGGCGGACAGGGCGGCGATGGTGGGGCCGGCGGCCACGGCGGTGCCGGTGGCGCCGGTGGCGACTCAACGCACGGCACGGTGGGCACGGACGGCAACGGCGGGAACGCCGGTAGCGGCGGTGCCGGCGGGGCGCCCGGCGACGGCGGGGCGGGCGGCAACGGTGCCGAGGTCCTCGGAATCGCCGGCTTCGGCGGGGCCGGTGGCAACGGCGGCAACCCGGGCAACGGCGGAGCGGCCGGGATCGGCGGCCTCGCCGGCGGGGCCAGCGGAACCGATGGCGCCAACGGGAAGGTCGGCTTCACGCCCGACAGTGGCGGCAATGGTGGCGACGGCGGCGATGGTGCGCACGGTGTCACCGCCGGTGTCAGCGGCGGCGCCGGCGGGGCGGGCGGCAACGGCGGGTCGGTGGGCAACGGCGGTGCCGGCGGGGCCGGCGGCGACGGTGCGGCGGGCGCTGCGGGTGCCGACGGCGCCGGAGGCACCGTTACCCCGTTTACCGCCGGTGGCTCGGGCGGTAACGGCGAGGCGGGTCAGGCCGGCGGTCACGGCGGTGCCGGCGGCGCCGGTGGAGCCGGTGGGTCCAAGTCCGGCAATGGCGGCGCCGGTGGGATCGGCGGTCGCGGCGGGGACGGCGGCGACGGCGGGGACGGCGGCAACGGCGGCCAGGGCAGCACCACCGGGGGCGGCATTGGCACCAACGGCGGGTCAGGCGGCCACGGCGGGGCCGGTGGAGCCGGCGGCAATGGTGGCGCCGGCGGAGCCGGTGGTGCGTCGACGAACGGCATCGTGGGCGCCGACGCCAACGGTGGCAACGCGGGTAACGGAGGTGCCGGCGGGGTCGGCGGCGACGGCGGAGCCGGGAGCAACGGACTGGCAGGTCCCACTCAAGGGTTCCACGGCGGCTGGGGCGGCGCCGGCGGCGACGCAGGTGCGGGCGGAGCGGCAGGAGTCGGCGGCCAAGCGGGCGGGACCGGTGCAAACGACGGTCTTAACGGCGCGGCCGGCAAAGCGCCCACCAGCGGCGGCAACGGCGGTGCCGGCGGCAACGGCGGTGACGCCATCGTGGCGGGAACCAACGGCGGCGATGGCGGCTTGGGTGGTGCCGGCGGATCCGTCGGCAACGGTGGAGCGGGCGGGAACGGCGGCAACGGCGCGGCCGGAACCGCCGGCATTGACGCCACCACACCCGGGGCGTCCGGTACCGCGGGCCAGGCCGGCGGTCACGGCGGCGTGGGCGGCGCGGGCGGCGCCGGCGGTAAGGACGCCGGTCATGGCGGTGCCGGCGGCAAGGGCGGCCTGGGTGGCGACGGCGGCGCCGGCGGGGCCGGGGCCAACGGCGACGCCGGCGTCACCGACGGCGCCGGTAACGGCACAGCCGGGCAGGCGGGCGGCAATGGCGGCGCGGGCGGCGCCGGCGGCAATGGTGGGGCCGGCGGGCTCGGCGGCGCCTCGGCGCACGGCCTGGTCGGCGAAGACGGCGACGGCGGCAAGGCCGGTAGCGGCGGCGCCGGTGGCGCGGCCGGCGACGGCGGTGCCGGTGGCAATGGCGCGGTGGTCGGCGGCGTGGCGGGCAACGGCGGTGCCGGCGGCAACGGCGGCGACGTGGGCGATGGCGGTGCGGCCGGAACCGGCGGGCTCGCAGGTGGTCCCAGCGGAGCCGCGGGCGCCGACGGGAAGGCCGGCTTCACGCCCACCAGCGGCGGCGACGGCGGCATCGGCGGCGACGGGGCCAGCGGCGACAGCTTCGGCGCAAGCGGCGGTAACGGCGGGGCCGGCGGCAATGGCGGCAACGTCGGCAACGGCGGCGCCGGCGGGTCCGGTGGCAACGGGTTCATCGGAAAGGCCGGCATCGACGCGACGAACCCCGGCGATAGCGGTACAGCCGGCCAGACCGGCGGCAATGGCGGGGCCGGTGGCGCCGGCGGCGCCGGCGGATCGAAGGCCGGCGACGGCGGAGCCGGCGGCCAGGGCGGCAAGGGCGCCGACGGTGGCGCCGGCGGGGCGGGCGCCAACGGAAACGCGGGCGTGACCGACGGCAACGGCAACGGAACCGCCGGCCAGGCCGGCGGCCACGGCGGGGCCGGCGGGGCTGCCGGCAACGGCGGTCAGGGTGGTGCCGGCGGCACGTCAACACATGGCGCTGCGGGCAAGGACGGCAACGGTGGTCAGGCAGGCAACGGTGGCGCCGGCGGGGTAGCCGGCGACGGTGGCGCCGGTGGCAACGGCGCGGTGGTCGCCGGTGTTGCCGGCAGCGGCGGGGCCGGAGGGATCGGCGGCGACCCCGGCGCCGGCGGTGCGGCCGGCAAGGGTGGGCTCGCCGGCGGAGCCAGCGGGTCGGACGGCGCCAACGGCAAGGCCGGCAACACTCCTGTCATCGGTGGCGACGGCGGTAGAGGCGGCGACGGTGCGGACGCCACGACGCCCGGCGGCAGTGGCGGCAACGGCGGTGCCGGCGGCAACGCCGGGGCCGTCGGCAACGGCGGCGCTGGCGGTCGCGGCGGCCACGGCGCCGCGGGCGCGGCCGGCGCGGATGGCGTCGACCCGGGCGAAAACGGCGGAGCCGGCATGGCCGGAGGTCACGGCGGCACCGGCGGCGCCGGTGGAGCGGGCGGTAGCACTTCCGGCAATGGTGGCGCCGGCGGCGCCGGCGGCCATGGCGCCAACGGCGGCAAGGGCGGTGACGGCGTCAACGGCGCCGACGGCGTGGTCACCGGCATCAACGTCGGGGACGGCGGCCAGGGCGGTCACGGCGGAGCTGGCGGGGCCGGCGGCAACGGCGGCAACGGCGGTGCCGGCGGCACAGCGACCAACGGCACCGTGGGCCTCGCGGGTAACGGCGGCTTCGCCGGTAGCGGCGGTAACGGCGGCAAAGCGGGCAACGGCGGCCACGGCGCCGACGGCGTTATCACCCACACCCCGTCGAACGGCCAAGGCGGCGGCGGCAACGGCGGCAAGGGCGGCGACGTCGGCATCGGCGGGGCGGCGGGGATCGCCGGCCTGGCTGGTGGACCCGGCGGGCTCAACGGGCTCAACGGAGCGGACGGCGCGACCCCCATTACCGGTGGCAATGGCGGCAACGGCGGCAACGGCGCCAACGGCGTCTTCGCCATCCAGTCGCAAGGCGGCAACGGCGGCAAGGGCGGCGACGGAGGTCTGGTCGGCAACGGCGGCAACGGCGGCAACGGTGGCCGCGGCGGAGACGGCCCGGACGGCACCGACGGCACCGCAGGCACTGCGGTCTTGCCCGGCGGCAACGGCACCGTCGGCCAGAACGCCGGCAACGGCGGCGCCGGTGGCGCTGGCGGCGCCGCCGGATCCCTCGCCGGCGACGGCGGCAACGGTGGGCGCGGCGGGGCCGGAGGTGACGGCGGCGACGGCGGCGACGGCGGCAAGGGCGGCGACGGGATCGACGGCGGCCTCGGCGCGGGAGATGGCTCGCACGGCACCAACGGCGGCAGTGGCGCCAACGGCGGCAAGGGCGGCAACGGCGGGGCTGGCGGCGCCGGCGGCGCCTCGACGTTCGGCAAGGTGGGCTTTGACGGCAACGGCGGCGCCGCTGGCAACGGCGGTGACGGCGGCAAGGGTGGCAACGGCGGCAACGGCGGCGACGGCCTGGTGGTCGGCGTCAACCCCGCCGGTGACGGCGGCAATGGCGGCAACGGCGGGGACCGCGGCGTCGGCGGCGCCGCCGGTACGGCCGGGGCGGCCGGCGGACCGAGCGGCCTAGCCGGTATCAGCGGATCGGATGGCAAGACCCCCACCAGTGGCGGCAACGGCGGCAACGGTGGAGACGGCGCCAACGCCACCGCACCCGGCGGCGACGGCGGGGCCGGGGGCGCAGGCGGGAACGGCGGCAACGTCGGCAACGGCGGGGCCGGCGGCAAGGGCGGAGCCGGCTCCTTGGGTGCCGCCGGTGTCAATCCCGGCCCGAACCAGACCCAACCCCCAGCGGCCCCCGGCGCCTACGGTGGCGACAACGTCATGCCTGGTTTTGGCGGCAACGGCGGCACCGGCAGCAACGGTCAACCCTCCCAGCCTGGCGGCACCGGCGGCCAGGGCGGCCTCGGCAACACCACTAACGAGAACGCCCCGGCGTTCGGCGGTGACGGCGGCGACGGCGGCACGGGCGGCACCGGCGCGGTCGGTGGTGACGGCGGCCTCGGCGGTGCGGCTCACGTGGACAACAGCAACAGTGCGGCCACCGGCGGCGACGGCGGCGACGGCGGTCAAGGCGGGGCCGGGGCCGCTGGCGGCAACGGCGGCAACGGCGGTTCCGCCAACAGCCTTGGTCCAGTCACGGGCAGCCCGCTGAGGGGTGGCGACGGTGGTAAGGGCGGCACCGGCGGCATCGGCGGCAAGGGTGGCGACGGCGGCGACGGCGGCTGGGCGAACGGTCATGCGGTCTCCGGCACGGCGGTGGGCGGCAATGGCGGCGACGGCGGCACCGGTGGGATCGGCGCGACCGGCGGCACCGGTGGCAGCGGCGGCGCCGGCGGCGCGGGCGGCGCCGGCGGTTCGATTTCGGGCGACGGCGGAGCCGGCGGCATGGGCGGCGCCGGCGGCAAGGGCGGAGTCGGCGCTACGGGCGGCGACGGCGGCGACGGTGGCGCCGCCGGGGTCGGATACGACGCGACGGTGAACCAGAACGGCCTAGGCGGCGCTGGGGGCACGGGTGGCCAGGGCGGCACCGGCGGTACCGGCGGCGACGGCGGCAACGGCGGGGCGGCCGGCGTTGCTCTGGGTTCGGGTACCGATGGCACCGCCGGTGCGGGCGGCGCTGCCGGCGGCGGCGGCAGCGGCGGCCAGGGCGGCCAGGGCGGTTCCGGAGCCGACGGTGCACCCGACGGCGCCACGGGCAGCCTCGGCGCCACCGGCGGCAAGGGCACGGCCGGCCTGCCGGGCTGA
- a CDS encoding phosphotransferase family protein — protein sequence MTSTDRLDGLDLAALDGYLASLGIERAGELRGELISGGRSNLTFRVHDDATSWLVRRPPLHGLTPSAHDMAREYKVVAALQDTPVPVARTIALCDDDAVLGAPFQIVEFVDGQVVRRRGQLEAFSRSAIHGCVDALIRVLVDLHTIDPNAVGLSDFGKPNGYLERQVRRWGSQWDLVRLPDDHRDNDVARLRSALQEAIPQQSRSAIVHGDYRIDNTILDKDDPTLVRAVVDWELSTLGDPLSDAALMCVYRDPALDLIVNAQAAWTSPLLPTPDELADRYSLVSGHSLGYWEFYMALAYFKLAIIAAGIEFRHRMAEQAAGRDAEYDMAAEVVAPLISRGLAEMAKPRS from the coding sequence GTGACCTCGACTGACCGCCTCGACGGCCTCGATCTGGCCGCACTGGACGGGTACTTGGCTTCCCTCGGCATCGAGCGCGCGGGCGAGCTTCGCGGCGAGCTGATCTCGGGTGGACGCTCCAATCTGACGTTCCGTGTTCATGACGATGCGACGAGTTGGCTGGTGCGCCGTCCGCCGCTGCACGGGCTGACGCCGTCCGCGCACGACATGGCCCGCGAGTACAAAGTCGTTGCCGCGCTACAGGACACGCCCGTCCCGGTGGCGCGCACGATCGCCCTGTGTGACGACGACGCGGTGCTGGGTGCGCCGTTTCAGATCGTCGAGTTCGTCGACGGGCAGGTGGTGCGGCGACGCGGCCAACTCGAGGCGTTCAGCCGCTCCGCCATCCACGGTTGCGTCGATGCGCTGATCCGCGTGCTGGTCGATCTGCACACCATTGATCCAAATGCCGTCGGGCTGAGCGACTTCGGTAAACCCAACGGCTATCTGGAGCGGCAGGTGCGTCGCTGGGGCTCGCAGTGGGACCTGGTGCGGTTGCCCGACGACCATCGCGACAACGACGTCGCGCGACTGCGTTCGGCACTGCAGGAAGCGATTCCGCAGCAGAGCCGGTCGGCAATCGTGCACGGGGACTACCGGATCGACAACACCATCCTGGACAAGGACGACCCGACGCTGGTTCGTGCGGTGGTCGACTGGGAGCTTTCGACGCTGGGCGACCCGCTCAGTGACGCCGCCCTGATGTGCGTGTACCGCGACCCCGCGTTGGACCTGATCGTCAACGCGCAGGCCGCCTGGACCTCGCCCCTGTTGCCGACGCCCGACGAACTCGCGGACCGCTACTCGCTGGTGTCCGGGCACTCGCTGGGCTACTGGGAATTCTACATGGCGCTGGCGTATTTCAAGCTCGCCATCATCGCCGCGGGTATCGAGTTCCGGCACCGCATGGCGGAGCAGGCGGCCGGGAGGGACGCGGAGTACGACATGGCGGCGGAAGTGGTGGCGCCACTGATCTCCCGCGGCCTCGCCGAGATGGCCAAGCCGCGCAGCTAG
- a CDS encoding histidine phosphatase family protein, with translation MQLLLVRHALPLRSDHGEGSDPHLSDAGLEQIARLPEALARFPISRVVSSPQRRAVQTAEPVAAARGLTIDIDDRLAEYDRNLPAYIPVEQIRQEFPEEWARMAQGHLPSAVDEDAFRARVRAAIDDLVASAGADETVAAFSHGGVINVILHEILGTARLLSFPIDYASVTRLLFSRSGQATVATVNSTEHVWDLLPRNQRW, from the coding sequence ATGCAACTTCTTCTGGTCCGCCATGCGCTTCCCTTGCGCAGCGATCACGGCGAAGGTTCCGACCCCCATCTGTCCGATGCCGGACTGGAGCAGATCGCACGGTTACCCGAGGCGCTCGCGCGGTTTCCCATCTCTCGCGTGGTGAGCAGCCCGCAGCGGCGCGCCGTCCAGACCGCCGAACCGGTGGCGGCCGCGCGGGGGTTGACCATCGACATCGACGACCGGTTGGCCGAATACGACCGCAACCTGCCGGCCTACATCCCGGTGGAACAGATCCGTCAGGAGTTCCCCGAGGAGTGGGCAAGGATGGCCCAGGGGCACCTGCCCAGCGCGGTCGACGAGGACGCCTTTCGGGCGCGGGTGCGCGCGGCGATCGACGACCTGGTGGCGTCCGCCGGCGCCGACGAGACGGTTGCCGCGTTCAGCCACGGCGGGGTGATTAACGTGATTCTGCACGAGATTCTCGGTACGGCGCGGCTGTTGTCGTTTCCCATCGACTACGCCTCGGTGACCCGCTTGTTGTTCTCCCGTTCCGGGCAGGCGACGGTGGCGACGGTGAACTCGACCGAACATGTTTGGGATTTGCTGCCAAGGAATCAAAGGTGGTAG